One genomic region from Evansella sp. LMS18 encodes:
- the opp4A gene encoding oligopeptide ABC transporter substrate-binding protein, translating to MRRSKLSSILVTGTLASLLALTACGGNDNGGADNNNGANNGGDNNEDVADNGDNDAEDNGDDNGEEAAGEDGLYSIDDFDNVTSNDGEAIDGGSVTFGLVSDTAFEGTLNWNFYSGNPDAQVIQWFDEPLLTWDENYVYTNDGAATYETSEDGSVFTFTIRDNVNWHDGEPVTAEDWLFAHEVIGHPDYDGPRYGSDFTNIEGMEEYHNGEADTISGIEVIDEKTLEITYLNVSPSLVTGSIWTYPLAKHIFGDMEVADMSSSDAVRQNPIGFGPFEVDSIVPGESVVFTKNEDYWRGEPNLDEVVLRVVNPSTVVQELQSGGVDLVSSFPVDQFPENAEMSNVEWLGIVDRAYTYIGFKLGHWDAEAGENVSDPDMKMADVELRKAMWHAVDNTTVGERFYNGLRWNGTTLIPPSHPEFHDETNEGREYDPELANQILDEAGYEDVTGDGFRETPDGEELVINFASMTGGDIAEPLARYYVQSWEQIGLNVELQMLEFNTFYDLVEEDDEGIDIYQGAWGVGIDVDPTGLWGRTAPFNYTRYTNDENDRLLADGVSEEAFDVDYRAEVYNEWQEFMVEEIPAFPTLYRANLVPVNNRVLNYAIGDGHGVYLNELAVTDEEAESAE from the coding sequence ATGAGAAGGTCAAAACTTTCTAGTATCTTAGTTACAGGTACACTAGCTTCATTACTTGCACTAACTGCATGCGGCGGCAACGACAATGGGGGCGCTGATAATAATAACGGTGCAAATAACGGGGGCGACAACAATGAAGACGTTGCTGATAATGGCGACAACGACGCTGAGGACAACGGCGACGACAACGGCGAGGAAGCCGCGGGGGAAGATGGTTTATATTCCATTGACGATTTCGACAACGTAACATCGAATGACGGAGAAGCAATTGACGGGGGATCTGTTACTTTCGGTCTTGTATCCGACACTGCTTTTGAAGGAACATTAAACTGGAACTTCTATTCCGGTAACCCTGATGCTCAGGTAATCCAATGGTTTGACGAGCCGCTATTAACATGGGATGAAAACTATGTTTACACAAACGACGGTGCTGCAACGTATGAGACATCTGAAGACGGATCTGTATTCACATTCACAATCCGTGACAATGTTAACTGGCATGATGGAGAACCAGTTACAGCAGAAGACTGGCTTTTCGCTCACGAAGTAATTGGACACCCGGACTATGATGGTCCTCGATACGGTTCAGATTTCACTAACATCGAAGGTATGGAAGAGTACCACAACGGTGAAGCTGACACAATCTCCGGTATTGAAGTTATCGATGAGAAAACTTTAGAAATCACATACCTTAATGTATCACCATCTTTAGTAACAGGAAGTATCTGGACTTATCCTTTAGCAAAACATATTTTTGGTGATATGGAAGTAGCAGATATGTCTTCTTCTGACGCAGTCCGCCAGAATCCAATTGGCTTTGGTCCATTTGAAGTAGACAGCATCGTACCTGGTGAGTCTGTAGTGTTCACTAAAAACGAAGATTACTGGAGAGGCGAGCCTAACTTAGACGAAGTTGTATTACGTGTAGTCAACCCGTCAACAGTAGTTCAGGAGCTTCAGTCAGGTGGAGTTGACCTTGTAAGTTCTTTCCCGGTTGACCAGTTCCCTGAAAACGCAGAAATGTCTAATGTAGAATGGTTAGGAATTGTTGACCGTGCATACACTTATATCGGATTTAAGCTTGGCCACTGGGATGCTGAAGCTGGAGAAAACGTATCTGACCCTGATATGAAAATGGCAGACGTAGAACTTCGTAAAGCAATGTGGCATGCAGTTGATAACACTACAGTTGGTGAGCGTTTCTATAACGGTCTTCGTTGGAATGGAACTACTCTGATCCCGCCATCCCACCCGGAATTCCATGATGAAACGAATGAAGGAAGAGAGTACGACCCTGAACTTGCTAACCAGATCCTTGATGAAGCAGGTTATGAAGATGTAACAGGCGATGGTTTCCGTGAAACTCCGGACGGAGAAGAGTTAGTAATTAACTTTGCCTCCATGACTGGAGGAGATATTGCTGAACCATTGGCACGTTACTACGTTCAATCCTGGGAGCAAATTGGCCTGAATGTTGAACTTCAAATGCTTGAATTCAACACATTCTACGACCTTGTAGAAGAAGATGATGAAGGAATCGACATCTACCAGGGTGCATGGGGTGTAGGTATCGACGTTGACCCTACTGGCCTTTGGGGACGTACAGCACCATTTAACTATACTCGTTACACTAACGATGAAAACGACCGTCTTCTTGCAGATGGTGTTTCTGAGGAAGCGTTTGATGTAGACTACCGTGCTGAAGTATACAATGAGTGGCAGGAATTCATGGTAGAAGAAATCCCGGCCTTCCCGACACTTTACCGTGCTAACCTGGTACCTGTTAACAACCGTGTATTAAACTATGCGATTGGTGACGGCCATGGAGTATACCTGAACGAACTTGCAGTTACTGATGAAGAAGCAGAATCTGCAGAATAA
- a CDS encoding ABC transporter permease, translating to MHKYIIRRILQFIPMLILVTIVVFGLAKAAPGDVLSGERLDPNIPAEVYEMRREALGLNDPIHIQYWNWVTTVASGDFGTSMQYSGRPVSDLIASRIMNTVYLSLFALGVTLAIAIPIGIYSATRKYSLFDYGATTFAFLGLATPNFFAGLLAIYIFAFILGWFPSQGSVSTPGLSGIELVLDKLKHLVLPGFTLGLASTAAYMRYMRTEMLEVKGSDFIRTAHAKGLSNNSVLYKHTLRNALIPIITLLGLEFGTLLSGAIITERVFNYPGLGQLFLTSITNRDYPVIMAINLILAVTILVGNLLADIFYAIVDPRIRYD from the coding sequence CTATAGTAGTTTTCGGGCTAGCTAAAGCGGCTCCCGGGGATGTACTGTCAGGGGAAAGGCTGGATCCGAATATCCCGGCAGAAGTCTATGAGATGCGCAGAGAAGCGCTTGGATTGAATGATCCTATACATATCCAGTACTGGAATTGGGTCACTACAGTAGCAAGCGGCGACTTTGGAACATCAATGCAGTATTCGGGCCGTCCAGTATCAGATTTAATAGCATCACGAATTATGAATACTGTTTACCTGTCGCTATTTGCTCTTGGAGTTACTCTGGCAATTGCCATACCGATTGGTATTTATTCTGCTACCAGAAAGTATTCACTGTTTGATTATGGAGCTACGACCTTTGCCTTTTTAGGTCTGGCAACACCCAACTTCTTTGCAGGGTTGTTAGCTATCTATATTTTCGCATTCATATTAGGGTGGTTCCCTTCTCAAGGATCTGTGTCAACGCCAGGGTTAAGCGGTATAGAACTTGTTCTTGATAAATTAAAACACTTAGTGTTGCCTGGTTTCACGTTGGGGTTAGCCAGTACAGCAGCATACATGAGATATATGCGGACAGAAATGTTAGAAGTTAAAGGTAGTGACTTTATAAGAACTGCCCATGCCAAAGGGTTAAGCAATAATTCTGTATTGTACAAGCATACATTAAGAAATGCTCTTATACCTATTATTACTCTTTTAGGACTTGAATTTGGCACCTTGCTAAGTGGAGCAATCATTACAGAACGGGTATTTAATTATCCTGGGTTAGGACAGTTATTTTTAACTTCTATTACAAACCGGGATTATCCGGTTATTATGGCAATAAACCTGATACTCGCTGTTACCATCCTGGTCGGCAACTTATTAGCAGATATATTTTATGCCATAGTTGACCCGAGAATACGTTACGATTGA
- a CDS encoding ABC transporter permease — protein sequence METNNPNIDPPKEIEKSPSGLTILWREIVRDKVALISLIFFVATTAGVFIASLLLDLNEIVKVDLFALYEPPSSEFWLGTDYGGRDIFGQLIIGTRNSLAIGLLVTLMSGTIGILIGLISGYFGGTIDNIFMRFVDFFMILPTLMIVIVFVTAVPNYSIYSFSFIMTAFLWMGIARLIRSKALQERELEYVQASKTLGSSDFKIMFTQVLPNLSSIIIVTMTLNLAANIGIESGLSFLGFGFPEDTPSLGTLISYARNPQTLELRWWIWLPASILILVLMLSINNVGQALKRATDARQRRG from the coding sequence ATGGAGACGAACAATCCAAATATAGATCCGCCAAAAGAAATAGAAAAAAGTCCCTCGGGACTTACAATCCTGTGGCGGGAAATCGTCAGAGACAAAGTGGCTCTTATTTCATTAATATTTTTTGTGGCTACAACAGCAGGTGTATTTATTGCCTCGCTATTACTGGATCTGAATGAAATAGTAAAAGTAGATTTATTTGCCCTGTACGAGCCCCCCTCTTCGGAGTTCTGGCTTGGTACTGATTACGGAGGAAGAGATATCTTCGGACAGTTGATTATCGGAACAAGGAACTCTCTGGCAATTGGACTTCTTGTTACATTGATGTCAGGGACTATAGGCATTCTTATTGGCCTGATTTCAGGGTATTTCGGCGGCACGATCGATAATATTTTTATGCGCTTTGTTGATTTCTTTATGATATTGCCTACATTAATGATTGTTATTGTATTTGTAACTGCTGTACCTAATTATAGTATCTATTCTTTTTCATTTATTATGACTGCCTTTTTATGGATGGGGATTGCCCGTTTAATCCGTTCAAAGGCGCTCCAGGAAAGAGAACTTGAGTACGTTCAAGCTTCTAAAACCCTTGGCTCATCTGATTTTAAGATTATGTTCACCCAGGTTCTTCCCAACCTAAGCTCAATTATCATCGTAACGATGACATTGAACCTTGCGGCGAACATTGGAATTGAGTCAGGATTGTCTTTCCTTGGATTTGGTTTCCCTGAGGATACTCCAAGTTTAGGAACATTGATCAGCTATGCGAGAAATCCTCAGACTCTAGAATTAAGATGGTGGATCTGGTTACCTGCGTCAATACTTATACTGGTATTGATGTTGAGTATAAATAATGTCGGCCAGGCGCTGAAGCGCGCAACCGACGCAAGACAACGAAGAGGATAA
- a CDS encoding oligopeptide ABC transporter substrate-binding protein, whose protein sequence is MRKTKMASFFVMGALASLLTLTACADNGDGPEGNMEDVNENVDNNVADNESDGLYSIEDFNNHTSNEEEAIAGGTLTYGLVSDTPFEGTLNWNFYSGGPDGEILSWFDEPLLTWDENYVYTNDGAATYEVSEDGRTFTFTIRDHVNWHDGEPVTAEDWAFAHEVIGHAEYDGPRYTADFANIEGMEEYHQGEADSISGIEVVDEKTLRITFTEVTPSLLTGGIWAYPLAKHIFEDMEVAEMSSSAEVRQNPIGFGPFKAESIVPGESVVFTKNDDYWRGEPNLDEVVLKVISPNTVLQELRTGGIDLVSYFPDNQFHDNADMSNVEWLGNTDRAYSYIGFKLGVWDEENEEVAPNPDKPVSDVALRRAMWHAVDNTAVGEQFYHGLRWNATTLIPPSHPDFHDEMNPGREHDPELAQQILEEAGFEDINNDGFRETPEGEELVLTFASMTGSDVAEPLAQYYVQSWEEIGLNVELEMLEFNTFYDRLGQRGDDDPEIDVFLGAWTVGIDVDPRGLYGRNALYNFSRYASEENDHLLSEGVSEEAFDLDYRQEVYKEWQEYMVDQVPVFPTLYLPEIVPVNNRVKNFAIGDGTGIYRHEIAVTAEEAEVAE, encoded by the coding sequence ATGAGAAAAACAAAAATGGCGAGTTTCTTTGTAATGGGGGCGCTTGCTTCTTTATTGACTTTAACTGCCTGTGCAGATAATGGCGACGGGCCGGAAGGAAATATGGAAGACGTTAATGAAAATGTAGATAATAATGTTGCTGATAATGAGAGTGACGGCTTATATTCTATAGAAGATTTTAATAACCATACTTCAAATGAGGAGGAGGCTATTGCAGGAGGAACTCTCACCTATGGTTTAGTTTCCGATACACCGTTTGAAGGAACACTTAACTGGAATTTTTATTCCGGAGGACCGGACGGAGAAATTCTCAGCTGGTTTGATGAACCTTTGTTAACCTGGGATGAAAATTATGTATACACAAATGATGGGGCTGCAACGTATGAGGTATCTGAGGATGGACGAACCTTTACTTTTACAATTCGCGATCACGTAAACTGGCATGATGGAGAGCCCGTTACGGCAGAGGACTGGGCATTTGCTCATGAAGTCATCGGGCATGCAGAATATGACGGGCCACGTTATACAGCTGACTTTGCGAATATTGAAGGGATGGAAGAGTATCACCAGGGGGAAGCAGATTCTATCTCAGGAATAGAAGTAGTGGATGAAAAAACATTAAGGATCACATTTACTGAGGTGACACCTTCCTTACTTACTGGAGGTATCTGGGCCTACCCTTTGGCAAAACATATCTTTGAAGATATGGAAGTAGCAGAAATGTCCTCCTCTGCTGAAGTACGCCAGAATCCAATAGGTTTTGGACCTTTTAAAGCAGAAAGCATTGTACCGGGTGAATCTGTCGTCTTCACAAAAAATGATGATTATTGGAGGGGAGAACCTAATCTGGATGAGGTAGTGCTCAAAGTAATCAGCCCCAATACAGTATTACAGGAACTGCGTACAGGCGGAATAGACCTCGTCAGTTATTTCCCTGATAATCAGTTCCATGACAATGCAGACATGTCTAATGTGGAATGGCTTGGAAACACAGACAGAGCTTACTCTTATATTGGTTTTAAACTTGGTGTGTGGGACGAAGAAAATGAAGAAGTTGCCCCAAATCCTGATAAGCCTGTATCTGATGTGGCACTTCGCAGGGCCATGTGGCATGCTGTTGATAACACAGCTGTGGGAGAACAGTTCTATCATGGCCTTAGGTGGAATGCAACGACATTAATCCCGCCGTCTCATCCTGATTTTCATGATGAAATGAATCCTGGCCGGGAGCATGATCCGGAATTAGCACAGCAGATTCTTGAAGAAGCGGGATTTGAAGATATTAATAATGACGGTTTCCGTGAGACTCCTGAGGGTGAAGAGCTGGTGCTTACATTTGCTTCCATGACAGGGAGCGATGTGGCGGAACCTTTGGCTCAATACTATGTGCAGTCTTGGGAAGAAATCGGCTTGAACGTAGAACTGGAGATGCTGGAGTTTAATACTTTTTACGATCGTTTAGGGCAAAGGGGAGATGATGACCCTGAAATTGATGTATTCCTTGGTGCCTGGACTGTAGGCATCGATGTAGATCCTAGAGGGTTATATGGCCGTAATGCTCTCTATAATTTCTCCCGCTATGCAAGTGAAGAAAATGATCACCTGCTTTCAGAAGGTGTTTCTGAAGAAGCTTTTGATTTAGATTACAGGCAGGAAGTTTATAAAGAGTGGCAGGAATATATGGTTGACCAGGTCCCTGTTTTCCCGACACTTTATCTTCCGGAGATAGTGCCCGTTAACAATCGTGTCAAAAACTTTGCTATTGGTGACGGTACAGGTATCTACCGGCATGAAATTGCGGTAACTGCGGAAGAAGCTGAAGTTGCTGAATAA
- the opp4C gene encoding oligopeptide ABC transporter permease — METRVQPEMAPKPDIIEEKAPKSLSPFQLAMRRFLKNKLAIAGIGILGFFVIIAIFADVIAPHNPTAYDMYNIEAKASSEHWLGTDSSGRDNFSRLIHGSRISLTIGFFAMLFTILIGVTLGSLAGYYGGKIDSVIMRATDLMLILPFLLLVLTIIAILERINIGIFIVIIAFTTWPQITRIIRATFLSLREKEFILGARSIGASDARIIFRHFLPNAVGPIIVNATLMMANLIIIESALSFIGFGIPQPTPTWGNMITEANSLRMLEGHWEAWLPPGLAILLTVLAINFIGDGLRDAFDSRS; from the coding sequence ATGGAAACAAGAGTACAGCCCGAAATGGCTCCCAAACCTGACATAATAGAAGAAAAGGCGCCTAAAAGTCTCAGTCCGTTCCAGCTTGCTATGCGCCGTTTCCTGAAAAACAAACTAGCGATAGCGGGGATAGGTATTCTTGGGTTCTTTGTTATAATTGCGATTTTTGCAGATGTTATAGCGCCGCATAACCCGACAGCTTATGATATGTACAATATTGAAGCAAAAGCTTCGTCGGAGCACTGGCTTGGTACAGATAGTTCCGGCAGGGATAACTTTTCCAGGCTTATCCATGGATCCCGTATCTCCTTAACTATCGGATTTTTCGCAATGCTGTTTACTATTTTAATTGGTGTAACCCTGGGATCTTTAGCGGGTTACTATGGTGGAAAAATAGATAGTGTGATTATGAGGGCTACGGACCTGATGCTGATTCTGCCTTTCCTGCTTCTGGTTCTTACAATAATTGCAATCTTAGAACGCATAAATATCGGAATATTCATTGTTATAATTGCTTTTACTACCTGGCCGCAAATCACAAGGATTATTCGTGCAACATTCCTTTCCTTGAGGGAAAAAGAATTTATATTAGGCGCCCGCTCAATAGGAGCTTCAGATGCAAGGATAATCTTCAGGCACTTCCTGCCAAATGCAGTAGGCCCAATTATTGTAAACGCAACTTTAATGATGGCAAATTTAATTATTATTGAATCTGCACTAAGTTTTATAGGTTTCGGTATTCCGCAGCCTACGCCGACTTGGGGGAATATGATTACTGAAGCGAACAGTCTCAGGATGCTTGAAGGGCACTGGGAAGCATGGCTCCCGCCGGGTCTGGCAATCTTGCTGACTGTCTTAGCGATTAACTTTATTGGCGATGGATTAAGGGATGCATTCGACTCCAGAAGCTAA
- the opp4B gene encoding oligopeptide ABC transporter permease, whose translation MWKLIVRRILIMIPQIFVLSLLVFIMAKAMPGDALTGLIDPNIDPAAIEAMRERLGLNNPWYVQYWDWITRAMQGDLGQSFHFKMPVTELLGQRLVNTFWLSLATLIFTYMIAIPLGITSGRYNDTILDRAITGYTYVGFAAPLFITALLMLFVFGFQLGWFPTGGSVTPGSAAGTLDYILSKAYHLILPAFSMAVITTVSTVQYLRSEIIDTKQKEFIITARAKGASESRVYNRHILRNSLLPIAAFFGYEITGLIGGTIFIENIFNYPGMGQLFLQSITRRDFSVMTACVLLFGIAAIIGALISDIILSLVDPRIRIK comes from the coding sequence ATGTGGAAATTAATCGTACGACGAATTCTAATAATGATACCGCAAATTTTTGTATTAAGCCTCCTGGTTTTTATCATGGCAAAGGCAATGCCTGGGGATGCACTCACAGGATTAATCGACCCTAATATCGATCCTGCGGCAATCGAAGCGATGCGGGAAAGGCTTGGTCTTAACAACCCATGGTATGTACAGTACTGGGACTGGATTACCAGAGCTATGCAAGGGGATCTGGGACAGTCATTCCATTTCAAAATGCCTGTTACTGAATTACTTGGCCAGCGGCTAGTGAATACATTCTGGCTTTCACTTGCTACTCTTATCTTTACTTATATGATTGCAATTCCTTTAGGAATTACAAGCGGACGTTACAACGACACGATTCTTGACCGCGCTATTACTGGTTACACCTATGTCGGGTTCGCAGCACCATTGTTTATTACAGCACTTTTAATGTTATTTGTGTTTGGTTTCCAGCTTGGATGGTTCCCTACTGGAGGCAGTGTTACACCAGGCTCTGCGGCAGGTACATTGGATTATATTCTGAGCAAAGCTTATCACTTGATACTGCCGGCCTTTTCCATGGCAGTTATCACAACGGTATCTACTGTTCAGTATCTGCGAAGTGAAATTATTGATACAAAACAAAAAGAATTCATTATTACAGCACGAGCAAAAGGCGCTTCAGAATCTCGTGTTTACAACCGTCATATTTTAAGAAACTCCTTGTTGCCGATAGCAGCATTCTTCGGTTACGAAATCACCGGTCTGATCGGGGGAACAATCTTTATTGAGAACATATTTAACTATCCTGGAATGGGGCAGTTATTCCTCCAGTCAATTACAAGACGTGACTTCAGTGTTATGACAGCTTGTGTGCTGTTGTTTGGAATAGCCGCAATTATAGGTGCGCTTATATCTGATATTATTTTGAGTCTGGTTGACCCGCGTATCAGAATTAAGTAA
- a CDS encoding ABC transporter ATP-binding protein — MSEELLEIKNLTTSFRVLDDYYAAVDNVSLTVNKNEVLAIVGESGSGKSALAFSIMGLHNRAKMEGTIDFKGQNIAKLSQGKLNKLRGKEMAMIFQDSLSALNPLMIVGAQIDEALLLHNSSMSKKDRKVRVIDFLSKVGIPRPEKTYEQYPHELSGGMRQRVVIAMAIANQPELLIADEPTTALDVTIQAQILDLIKDLKDDMRAGIILITHDLGVVAEMADRVAVMYAGQIVEIADVYSLFSSPQHPYTRSLLNSLPNSAETKTKLHVIQGVVPPLHKMPRDGCRFRHRIPWVDESSHEENPELHEIKPGHFVRCTCYKDFHFPDKHKEASGNGAT; from the coding sequence GTGAGCGAGGAATTATTGGAAATTAAAAATCTAACTACATCCTTCCGTGTGCTGGATGATTATTATGCGGCAGTAGATAACGTATCGCTGACTGTCAATAAAAATGAAGTGTTAGCTATAGTAGGGGAGTCCGGTTCCGGTAAGAGTGCCTTGGCCTTTTCAATTATGGGATTGCACAACAGGGCAAAAATGGAGGGAACCATCGACTTTAAAGGCCAGAATATTGCCAAGCTTTCGCAAGGAAAACTAAATAAATTAAGAGGCAAGGAAATGGCCATGATTTTCCAGGATTCCTTATCAGCGTTAAATCCTTTGATGATAGTTGGAGCGCAAATTGACGAAGCCCTGCTGCTTCACAATTCATCTATGTCTAAAAAAGACAGAAAAGTCAGAGTCATTGACTTTTTATCAAAGGTTGGTATTCCGCGTCCGGAAAAAACATATGAACAATATCCCCATGAATTATCAGGTGGGATGAGACAAAGGGTAGTGATTGCCATGGCAATTGCGAATCAGCCTGAACTGTTGATTGCTGATGAGCCGACGACTGCCCTTGATGTAACTATACAAGCTCAGATTCTTGACTTAATTAAAGATTTAAAAGATGACATGCGTGCAGGGATTATCTTGATAACCCATGATTTAGGGGTCGTGGCAGAGATGGCTGACAGAGTGGCAGTTATGTATGCCGGACAAATTGTGGAGATTGCAGATGTATACTCTCTTTTTTCCTCACCACAGCATCCGTATACACGATCCCTGTTAAACTCTTTACCCAATTCGGCAGAAACTAAAACAAAACTGCATGTTATCCAGGGTGTGGTGCCACCATTACACAAAATGCCCCGTGATGGCTGCCGTTTCAGGCACCGTATACCATGGGTTGACGAATCATCCCATGAAGAAAACCCTGAATTACATGAAATAAAGCCCGGGCACTTTGTCCGCTGTACATGCTACAAAGATTTTCACTTCCCGGATAAGCACAAGGAGGCTAGCGGAAATGGCGCTACTTGA
- a CDS encoding ABC transporter ATP-binding protein, which produces MALLEVKDLKVHFPIRGGIFNTVVDQVKAVDGVNFSIEPGQTYGLVGESGSGKTTTGRAVIGLNKITSGDVLFEGHNLAKGGRKSHLNVRKDIQMIFQDPYSSLNPKKRVADIVAEPLRNFEKLTKKEERVRVEELMELVGLSTEAIFKYPHEFSGGQRQRIGIARAIALKPKLIIADEPVSALDVSVQAQVLNFMQEIQKELGLTYLFISHDLGIVRHICDHIGIMYKGRYVEQGASEDIFTNPQHIYTKRLVSAIPDLDPNRRESLTVKRQQAKKDFDELSDRFFDEEGLPYPLKPISDSHLVALPEKG; this is translated from the coding sequence ATGGCGCTACTTGAAGTTAAAGATTTAAAAGTGCACTTCCCCATACGTGGAGGAATTTTCAATACAGTGGTAGATCAGGTAAAGGCAGTAGATGGTGTGAACTTTTCTATTGAACCAGGTCAGACCTACGGGCTTGTTGGAGAATCTGGTTCAGGAAAAACCACAACAGGGCGGGCAGTAATTGGCCTCAATAAAATCACATCCGGAGATGTCCTTTTTGAAGGACACAACCTGGCAAAGGGAGGAAGAAAATCCCACCTGAATGTCAGGAAAGATATTCAGATGATTTTCCAGGATCCATACTCCTCTCTGAATCCAAAAAAACGTGTAGCCGATATTGTTGCGGAGCCGCTGAGAAACTTTGAAAAACTTACGAAAAAGGAAGAACGGGTGCGAGTAGAAGAACTAATGGAATTGGTAGGTTTGAGTACAGAAGCTATTTTTAAATACCCTCACGAGTTTTCCGGGGGCCAGCGTCAGCGTATTGGGATTGCGCGTGCAATCGCATTGAAACCAAAACTTATTATTGCTGATGAGCCTGTTTCCGCGCTGGATGTTTCTGTACAAGCCCAGGTTCTGAACTTTATGCAGGAAATTCAGAAAGAGCTTGGACTTACCTATTTATTTATCAGCCATGACCTTGGGATTGTAAGGCATATATGTGATCATATCGGCATTATGTACAAGGGCAGATATGTTGAACAGGGAGCTTCAGAAGATATTTTCACTAATCCTCAGCACATATATACAAAGAGACTTGTATCAGCTATTCCTGATCTGGACCCTAACCGTCGGGAAAGCTTAACTGTAAAACGGCAGCAGGCGAAAAAGGACTTCGATGAGCTTTCAGACAGGTTTTTTGACGAGGAAGGTTTACCTTATCCATTAAAGCCGATTTCCGATTCGCATTTAGTGGCTTTGCCTGAGAAAGGTTGA